Proteins from a genomic interval of Pseudoruegeria sp. SHC-113:
- a CDS encoding Fe(3+) ABC transporter substrate-binding protein, with translation MFTPFRTTALALVAVATAAPALAEEVNVYSYRQPELIKPLTDAFTEETGITVNVAFLEKGMIERLQAEGERSPADVVLTVDISRLAGVVEAGLTQAVTSETLEANVPGQYRDPENHWFGLTTRARIVYASKERVAEGEVTTYEDLADPKWQGRICIRSGTNAYNVALTAAHLYHHGEEATKDWLEGVKANLARKPQGNDRAQVKAIWAGECDISVGNTYYMGKMLEDPEQQAWADSVNIVFPEFEGHGTHVNISGVAMTKAAPNAENALKFMEFLTSPKAQEIYGAANYEYPIAPGTEAVDLVKGWGAFSADPVNLMELAKLRPDALKLIETVDFDG, from the coding sequence ATGTTCACCCCTTTCCGCACCACCGCCCTCGCCCTGGTCGCCGTGGCCACCGCCGCGCCCGCACTGGCTGAGGAGGTCAACGTCTACTCCTACCGCCAGCCCGAACTGATCAAGCCGCTCACCGATGCTTTCACCGAGGAAACCGGCATCACCGTCAACGTGGCCTTCCTTGAGAAAGGCATGATCGAGCGCCTGCAGGCCGAGGGCGAACGCTCCCCGGCGGACGTCGTGCTCACCGTGGACATCTCCCGCCTTGCCGGCGTCGTGGAAGCCGGGCTGACGCAAGCCGTCACCTCCGAAACGCTGGAAGCCAACGTGCCCGGGCAATACCGCGACCCCGAGAACCACTGGTTCGGCCTCACCACCCGCGCCCGCATAGTTTACGCCTCCAAGGAGCGCGTGGCCGAGGGCGAAGTGACGACCTACGAGGATCTGGCCGATCCGAAATGGCAGGGCCGCATCTGCATCCGCTCCGGCACCAACGCCTATAACGTCGCCCTCACCGCCGCCCACCTGTACCACCACGGCGAAGAGGCCACGAAAGACTGGCTGGAAGGCGTGAAAGCCAACCTCGCCCGCAAACCGCAGGGCAACGACCGCGCGCAGGTGAAAGCGATCTGGGCCGGCGAATGCGACATCTCCGTGGGCAACACCTACTACATGGGCAAGATGCTGGAAGATCCCGAGCAACAAGCCTGGGCCGACAGCGTCAACATCGTCTTCCCGGAATTCGAAGGCCACGGCACGCACGTAAACATCTCCGGCGTGGCGATGACGAAAGCCGCCCCCAACGCCGAGAACGCGCTGAAATTCATGGAATTCCTGACCTCGCCGAAGGCGCAGGAAATTTACGGCGCGGCCAACTACGAATACCCGATCGCCCCGGGCACGGAAGCCGTGGATCTCGTCAAGGGCTGGGGCGCCTTCTCGGCAGACCCGGTGAACCTGATGGAGCTCGCCAAACTCCGCCCCGACGCGCTGAAACTGATCGAAACGGTCGATTTCGACGGCTGA
- a CDS encoding nucleoside hydrolase, giving the protein MPAPRKIIIDTDPGQDDAVAILLALASPEEIELLGITAVAGNVPLPLTQKNARIVCELAGKPEVKVFAGCDTPMHRPLVTAEHVHGKTGLDGPTLPDPTMPLQPQHGVDFIIDTLRAHPKGTVTLCPLGPLTNIAQAFAQAPDVVEKVQEIVMMGGAYFEVGNITPAAEFNIYVDPDAAKIVFASGVPIVVMPLDVTHKALVTKPRNDAFRALGTPVGAAVAEMTDFFERFDKEKYGSSGAPLHDPCVTAYLIRPELFTGRHINVEIEVESELTLGMTVADWWGVTDRAPNATFMGDVDADGFFALLTERLARL; this is encoded by the coding sequence ATGCCTGCCCCGCGCAAGATCATCATCGATACGGACCCCGGACAGGACGACGCCGTCGCGATCCTTCTGGCGCTGGCCAGCCCGGAAGAGATCGAGCTGCTCGGCATCACCGCCGTAGCCGGGAATGTGCCCCTGCCGCTCACGCAGAAGAACGCGCGGATTGTTTGTGAGCTGGCGGGCAAGCCCGAGGTCAAGGTCTTTGCGGGCTGCGATACGCCCATGCACCGGCCTCTGGTGACGGCGGAGCATGTCCACGGCAAGACGGGGCTGGATGGCCCCACCCTGCCCGATCCCACCATGCCGCTGCAGCCCCAGCACGGGGTGGATTTCATCATCGACACCTTACGCGCGCACCCCAAAGGCACGGTGACGCTCTGCCCCCTTGGCCCCCTCACCAACATCGCGCAGGCCTTCGCGCAGGCGCCGGATGTGGTTGAGAAGGTTCAGGAAATCGTAATGATGGGCGGCGCCTATTTCGAGGTGGGCAACATCACCCCGGCCGCAGAGTTCAACATCTACGTCGATCCCGACGCGGCCAAGATCGTCTTTGCCTCCGGCGTGCCCATCGTGGTGATGCCGCTGGACGTGACCCACAAGGCGCTTGTCACCAAGCCGCGCAACGATGCTTTCCGCGCCCTTGGCACCCCCGTGGGGGCGGCCGTGGCCGAGATGACGGATTTCTTCGAGCGCTTCGACAAGGAGAAATACGGCTCCTCCGGCGCGCCGCTGCATGATCCTTGCGTCACCGCCTATCTGATCCGGCCCGAGCTGTTCACGGGCCGCCATATCAACGTGGAGATCGAGGTGGAGTCCGAGCTGACGCTGGGCATGACGGTGGCCGACTGGTGGGGCGTGACGGACCGCGCGCCCAACGCGACCTTCATGGGCGATGTGGATGCCGACGGTTTCTTTGCCCTGCTGACAGAGCGCCTCGCGCGGCTGTAG
- a CDS encoding Fur family transcriptional regulator, with protein MTETILERCEAKGLRLTEQRRTIAAVLQEAEDHPDAEELYARASAVDPKISLATVYRTVKLFEEKGILDKHEFGDGRARYETADREHHDHLIDITTGDVIEFVDPEIEALQEKIAEKLGYKLKGHRLELFGVPLKK; from the coding sequence ATGACCGAGACGATCCTTGAGCGCTGCGAAGCCAAGGGGCTGCGCCTGACGGAGCAACGCCGCACGATTGCGGCCGTGTTGCAGGAGGCCGAGGATCACCCCGACGCCGAAGAGCTCTACGCCCGTGCCTCAGCCGTGGATCCGAAGATCTCGCTCGCCACGGTCTACCGCACGGTGAAGCTCTTTGAAGAGAAGGGTATTCTCGACAAGCACGAGTTCGGCGACGGGCGCGCGCGGTATGAAACGGCAGACCGCGAGCACCACGATCACCTGATCGACATCACCACCGGCGATGTGATCGAGTTCGTGGACCCGGAGATCGAAGCCTTGCAGGAAAAGATCGCCGAGAAGCTGGGCTACAAGCTCAAGGGGCACCGGCTGGAGCTGTTTGGCGTGCCGCTGAAGAAGTGA
- a CDS encoding endonuclease/exonuclease/phosphatase family protein: MRLASYNIRKCLGTDRKRAPGRVIEVINGLSADVVVLQEADHRLGPRPAALPEGTIRSYSDFTPVELAENDVSLGWHGNAILLKKGLRATRVERLELPGLEPRGAVMVEAESAEGKLRVIGTHLGLLRRYRLMQLETIAAALKTLAPMPTAILGDFNEWSAHGGMEPLNDLYHVHAPGLSYHARRPVARLDRVALNDTAHLLRAGVEKGELAQLASDHLPIWADVRLRNE; the protein is encoded by the coding sequence ATGCGTCTGGCCAGCTATAACATCCGCAAATGCCTCGGCACGGACCGCAAACGCGCGCCGGGCCGCGTGATCGAGGTGATCAACGGGCTTTCGGCCGATGTCGTCGTGCTGCAGGAGGCCGACCACCGCCTTGGCCCCCGCCCCGCCGCCCTGCCCGAAGGCACGATCCGCTCTTACAGCGATTTCACCCCCGTGGAGCTGGCCGAAAACGATGTGAGCCTTGGCTGGCACGGCAATGCGATCCTGCTGAAAAAGGGCCTGCGTGCAACGCGGGTCGAGCGGCTCGAGCTGCCTGGGCTGGAGCCGCGCGGTGCGGTGATGGTGGAGGCCGAGAGCGCGGAAGGCAAATTGCGCGTCATCGGCACGCATCTTGGCCTCTTGCGCCGCTACCGGCTGATGCAGCTGGAAACCATTGCCGCCGCGCTCAAAACGCTGGCCCCGATGCCCACCGCCATCCTCGGCGATTTCAACGAATGGAGCGCCCACGGCGGCATGGAGCCTTTGAACGATCTGTACCACGTCCACGCGCCGGGCCTGAGCTATCACGCCCGCCGCCCCGTGGCCCGGCTCGACCGGGTTGCGCTGAACGACACCGCCCATCTGCTACGTGCCGGCGTGGAGAAGGGCGAGTTGGCGCAGCTTGCCTCCGACCACCTGCCGATCTGGGCGGACGTGCGCCTGCGCAACGAGTGA
- the mazG gene encoding nucleoside triphosphate pyrophosphohydrolase, whose translation MHTPLPKAQSDALVFDPEGGLPRLREIMRRLRDRETGCPWDIEQDFATIAPYTIEEAYEVADAIERAAFGELEGELGDLLFQTVYHTQMAEEAGHFSFDDVVKNISDKMVARHPHVFGDESNQKSAEQQTRDWEAQKAKERAGRAEKGTLDGVAVGLPALLRALKLQSRAARVGFDWPSTENVLDKLLEESRELVEARDRLTQDKVEEEFGDLLFVMANLGRHLGLDPESALRAANAKFTRRFEKVEEKLKTRGKTPAQSTLEEMDALWDEAKAEERR comes from the coding sequence ATGCACACCCCCCTGCCCAAAGCCCAAAGCGACGCCCTTGTGTTCGATCCCGAAGGCGGCCTGCCCCGCCTGCGCGAGATCATGCGCCGCCTGCGCGACCGAGAAACGGGCTGCCCGTGGGACATCGAACAGGATTTCGCCACCATCGCGCCCTACACCATCGAGGAGGCCTATGAGGTCGCCGATGCGATCGAACGCGCGGCCTTTGGCGAGTTGGAGGGCGAGTTGGGCGATCTTCTCTTCCAGACCGTCTACCACACGCAGATGGCGGAGGAGGCCGGGCATTTCAGTTTTGATGACGTGGTGAAAAACATCTCCGACAAGATGGTCGCCCGCCACCCCCATGTCTTCGGCGATGAGAGCAACCAGAAATCGGCAGAGCAGCAGACCCGCGACTGGGAAGCCCAGAAGGCCAAGGAGCGCGCTGGCCGCGCCGAGAAAGGCACGCTCGATGGCGTCGCCGTGGGCCTTCCGGCGCTGCTGCGCGCGCTGAAGCTGCAATCGCGCGCCGCGCGGGTGGGGTTTGACTGGCCCTCCACCGAGAACGTGCTCGACAAGCTGCTGGAGGAAAGCCGCGAGCTGGTGGAGGCGCGCGACAGGCTGACCCAGGACAAGGTGGAAGAGGAGTTCGGCGATCTGCTCTTCGTCATGGCCAACCTCGGCCGCCACCTCGGGCTGGACCCGGAAAGTGCCCTGCGCGCCGCCAACGCAAAATTCACCCGACGCTTTGAAAAGGTTGAAGAAAAACTGAAAACACGCGGCAAGACCCCGGCCCAGTCCACGCTGGAAGAGATGGATGCGCTCTGGGATGAGGCCAAGGCGGAGGAGCGCAGATAG
- a CDS encoding lytic transglycosylase domain-containing protein gives MRFLLALLILLMPVPLRAEPPDRACTQGKWGHVECIREAHFTFDTCQLIESAAARHGLDAHFFARLIWQESRFDPNAVSPANALGIAQFIPSTAKLRGLADPFNPALALEHSAEYLGELQRRFGNPGLAAVAYNGGENRAERFVAGRAGLASETIAYVRIITARPAETWRDAPPEAPDFRLDAAKPFAPACHAMARARKLSPPVRPTPRREPFGVQLAYGVTPEASLARFQQNTRRCAAEVAGEEPDFIFVKNRVSPVKGYYMARIGRSSLRSASTYCSSLRRAGCICAVFRN, from the coding sequence ATGCGGTTTCTTCTGGCTCTTTTGATCCTGCTGATGCCTGTGCCTTTGCGCGCGGAGCCGCCGGATCGCGCCTGCACGCAAGGCAAATGGGGCCATGTGGAGTGCATCCGGGAGGCGCATTTCACCTTTGATACCTGCCAGTTGATCGAAAGCGCCGCCGCCCGCCATGGGCTCGACGCACATTTCTTCGCGCGGCTGATCTGGCAGGAGAGCCGCTTCGACCCGAACGCCGTGAGCCCGGCCAATGCGCTGGGGATCGCGCAGTTCATCCCCTCTACGGCCAAGCTGCGCGGGCTTGCCGATCCGTTCAACCCGGCGCTGGCGCTGGAACATTCCGCCGAATACCTCGGCGAGCTGCAGCGCCGCTTCGGCAATCCGGGGCTGGCCGCCGTGGCCTATAATGGCGGAGAGAACCGGGCCGAGCGCTTTGTGGCCGGGCGCGCCGGGCTTGCGTCTGAAACCATCGCCTACGTGCGCATCATCACCGCGCGGCCTGCCGAAACATGGCGCGATGCGCCGCCTGAAGCGCCGGATTTCCGTCTTGACGCTGCAAAGCCGTTTGCCCCGGCCTGCCACGCTATGGCGCGGGCGCGTAAACTCTCGCCCCCGGTGCGGCCTACGCCCCGGCGCGAGCCTTTCGGCGTGCAACTGGCCTATGGGGTGACGCCCGAGGCCTCGCTTGCGCGCTTTCAGCAGAACACCCGACGCTGCGCGGCGGAAGTGGCCGGGGAAGAGCCGGATTTCATCTTCGTGAAGAACCGCGTGAGCCCGGTGAAGGGCTATTACATGGCCCGCATCGGGCGCTCCTCCCTACGCAGCGCCAGCACCTACTGCAGCAGCTTGCGCCGGGCCGGCTGCATCTGTGCGGTGTTTCGCAACTGA
- a CDS encoding M20 aminoacylase family protein → MPVINRIADYAEEMKTWRRWLHRNPELKFDCHKTAAFVVERLREFGVDEIHEGIATSGVVAVINGQGDGPTIGLRADMDALPIFEESGVDYSSETEGNMHACGHDGHTTMLLGAAKYLAETRRFKGRAVLIFQPAEEDGGGAGVMVEEGVMERFGLARVFALHNAPNIPVGHFHSTPGPIMAAVDEFEITFKGRGGHAAMPEDTVDPIPAVAALAQALPTVVSRNVSAIDDIVLSVTSIHAGKALNVVPETAFIGGTVRCFSPEVRDVAESRIRALAEGQAAAFGVEAQIIYRRDYPPTINDADQAEFALSVARAVAGEAAVVGDAPKQMGSEDFAYMLERTPGAYLFLGQGDGPVCHHPAYDFNDEISPIGASFFAQIVERAQPL, encoded by the coding sequence ATGCCCGTGATCAACCGCATCGCCGATTACGCCGAAGAGATGAAGACATGGCGGCGCTGGCTGCACCGCAACCCGGAGCTGAAGTTCGACTGCCACAAGACGGCTGCTTTCGTGGTGGAGCGGCTGCGGGAGTTCGGTGTGGACGAGATCCACGAGGGCATTGCCACCTCGGGCGTCGTGGCCGTGATCAACGGGCAGGGCGACGGCCCTACGATCGGCCTGCGCGCCGATATGGACGCTTTGCCGATCTTTGAGGAAAGCGGCGTTGATTACTCTTCTGAAACCGAAGGCAACATGCATGCCTGCGGCCATGACGGCCACACCACGATGCTGCTGGGCGCGGCGAAATATCTGGCCGAGACCCGTCGTTTCAAGGGCCGTGCCGTGCTGATCTTCCAGCCGGCCGAGGAAGACGGCGGCGGCGCGGGCGTGATGGTGGAAGAGGGCGTGATGGAGCGCTTCGGCCTGGCGCGCGTCTTCGCACTGCACAACGCGCCCAACATCCCCGTCGGCCATTTCCACTCCACGCCGGGGCCGATCATGGCGGCAGTGGATGAGTTTGAGATCACCTTCAAGGGCCGGGGCGGCCATGCGGCCATGCCGGAGGATACAGTGGATCCGATCCCTGCGGTGGCAGCGCTGGCGCAGGCCCTGCCCACGGTGGTGAGCCGCAACGTCTCGGCCATCGACGACATCGTGCTTTCGGTCACCTCGATCCATGCGGGCAAGGCGTTGAACGTGGTGCCTGAAACCGCCTTCATCGGCGGGACGGTGCGCTGCTTCAGCCCCGAGGTGCGCGATGTGGCCGAGTCCCGTATCCGCGCGCTGGCCGAAGGGCAGGCGGCGGCCTTCGGGGTCGAAGCACAGATCATCTACCGCCGGGATTACCCGCCCACCATCAATGATGCGGATCAGGCCGAGTTTGCGCTCTCCGTGGCCCGGGCCGTGGCCGGAGAGGCGGCCGTCGTTGGGGATGCGCCCAAGCAGATGGGCTCTGAGGATTTCGCCTATATGCTGGAGCGCACGCCGGGGGCTTACCTGTTCCTCGGCCAGGGCGACGGGCCGGTGTGCCACCACCCGGCCTATGATTTCAACGACGAGATCAGCCCCATCGGCGCAAGCTTCTTTGCCCAGATCGTCGAGCGGGCGCAGCCTCTCTGA
- a CDS encoding cation:proton antiporter, whose product MNILQLTSLIIVLAGLFGSINYLFLRLPGTIGILVVALFASLTIIGIDLVYPAFAIDDMIRSTVMGLDFSDALLEGMLGLLLFAGALHVKVSDLRREWAVVALMATLGVGLSTAIVGFGFSWITGMPLLIALVFGALISPTDPVAVLGVLREANLPKSLETQIAGESLFNDGVGYVVFLVLAGLAFPAPGHHELDAAGITLLFLQEALGGAALGAVLGWLVFRLMRRIDDYALEVLLTLGLAFGGYELAVALHVSAPIMAVVAGLFIGDTGMTHGMSEQTRKYVDHFWEMVDEILNAVLFLMIGFEVFAVTFSSDALLASVFAIGLALLARLAAVAVPVLLLRPFRGFAPGVIPIMTWGGLKGGISVALALSLPDSEWKPLILTATYVIVVFSIIVQGLTVARLAQKVGREPELI is encoded by the coding sequence ATGAACATCCTGCAACTGACTTCGCTCATCATCGTTCTTGCAGGGCTGTTCGGCTCGATCAATTACCTCTTCCTGCGCCTGCCCGGCACCATCGGCATTCTCGTGGTGGCGCTTTTCGCCTCGCTCACGATCATCGGCATCGATCTGGTCTACCCCGCCTTCGCCATCGACGACATGATCCGTTCCACCGTCATGGGGCTCGATTTCTCCGATGCGCTGCTTGAGGGGATGCTGGGGCTGCTGCTCTTTGCCGGGGCGCTCCATGTGAAAGTGAGCGATCTGCGGCGCGAATGGGCCGTGGTGGCGCTCATGGCGACGCTGGGCGTCGGACTCTCCACCGCCATCGTGGGCTTCGGCTTTTCGTGGATCACCGGGATGCCGCTGCTGATCGCACTCGTGTTCGGCGCGCTGATCTCCCCCACCGATCCCGTCGCCGTGCTGGGCGTGCTGCGCGAGGCCAACCTGCCGAAATCTCTGGAAACCCAGATCGCGGGGGAATCGCTGTTCAACGATGGCGTGGGCTATGTCGTCTTCCTCGTGCTCGCAGGCCTCGCCTTCCCCGCGCCGGGCCATCACGAGCTGGATGCCGCCGGAATCACGCTGCTGTTTCTGCAGGAGGCCCTTGGCGGCGCGGCCCTTGGTGCGGTGCTCGGTTGGCTCGTCTTCCGGCTGATGCGGCGGATCGATGATTACGCGCTGGAGGTGCTGCTCACACTGGGGCTGGCCTTCGGCGGCTATGAGCTGGCCGTGGCGCTGCATGTCTCTGCCCCAATCATGGCCGTGGTGGCCGGGCTTTTCATCGGCGATACGGGCATGACCCACGGCATGAGCGAGCAGACCCGCAAGTATGTGGATCATTTCTGGGAGATGGTCGACGAAATCCTGAACGCGGTGCTCTTCCTGATGATCGGTTTCGAGGTCTTTGCCGTCACCTTTTCCTCGGACGCTTTGCTGGCCTCGGTCTTTGCCATCGGCCTTGCGCTGCTCGCCCGTCTGGCGGCCGTGGCCGTGCCGGTGCTGCTGCTGCGCCCCTTCCGCGGCTTTGCCCCCGGTGTGATCCCGATCATGACATGGGGCGGCCTGAAGGGCGGCATCTCAGTTGCGCTGGCGCTCTCACTGCCCGACAGCGAATGGAAGCCGCTGATCCTCACCGCGACCTATGTGATCGTCGTCTTCTCGATCATCGTGCAGGGGCTGACGGTGGCAAGGCTGGCCCAGAAGGTGGGCCGCGAGCCGGAGCTGATCTGA
- a CDS encoding protein adenylyltransferase SelO has product MTLTFAFDNSYATLPERFYTRLGPTPVRAPELIKVNHALARDLGLDPAALESPEGVAVLAGNAVPQGADPLAQAYAGHQFGGFSPQLGDGRALLLGEVQDKSGNRFDIQLKGSGPTPYSRRGDGRAWLGPVLREYLVSEAMHALGIPTTRALAAVTTGEPVFRETPLPGAVLTRVAASHIRVGTFQYFAARNDGEALRLLTDHVIARHYPDADGPLGLLKVVSAAQARLVAQWMGVGFIHGVMNTDNTQIAGETIDYGPCAFMDAYHPATVYSSIDRGGRYAYQNQPDILLWNLAQLATALVPIMGADGEAAVAEASEVLQGFGAQFRTEWLALFSGKIGLETAQEGDEALIVALLHAMSAGQADFTNTFRALGTTRARDHFLEPEAFDQWEADWHARLAQEGASPDSARARMESVNPAYIPRNHRIEQAIEAAVAGDYAPFERLNTVLATPFTEQPGAEGYARPPLQEEVVQATFCGT; this is encoded by the coding sequence ATGACCCTGACTTTCGCCTTTGACAACAGCTACGCCACGCTCCCTGAGCGCTTCTATACGCGGCTTGGCCCCACGCCAGTGCGCGCGCCGGAGCTGATCAAGGTGAACCACGCGCTGGCGCGGGATCTGGGGCTGGATCCAGCCGCGCTGGAAAGCCCCGAAGGCGTGGCGGTGCTGGCCGGAAACGCCGTGCCGCAAGGGGCTGATCCACTGGCGCAGGCCTATGCCGGGCACCAGTTCGGCGGCTTCTCTCCGCAGCTGGGCGACGGGCGGGCGCTTCTGCTGGGTGAAGTGCAGGACAAAAGCGGCAACCGCTTTGACATACAGCTCAAGGGCTCCGGCCCCACGCCCTACAGCCGCCGGGGCGATGGCCGCGCCTGGCTTGGCCCTGTGTTGCGCGAGTATCTGGTGAGCGAGGCGATGCATGCCCTTGGCATCCCCACCACCCGCGCGCTGGCCGCCGTCACCACGGGCGAGCCTGTTTTCCGCGAAACACCCCTGCCCGGCGCGGTGCTGACCCGCGTGGCCGCCTCCCACATCCGTGTGGGCACCTTCCAGTATTTCGCCGCGCGCAACGATGGCGAGGCGCTGCGGCTGCTCACCGATCACGTGATCGCCCGCCACTACCCGGACGCAGACGGCCCGCTCGGCCTGCTCAAAGTGGTGAGCGCCGCGCAGGCACGGCTGGTGGCGCAATGGATGGGCGTGGGCTTCATCCATGGCGTGATGAACACCGACAACACCCAGATCGCGGGCGAAACCATCGATTACGGCCCTTGCGCCTTCATGGACGCCTACCACCCGGCCACCGTCTATTCCTCCATCGATCGCGGCGGGCGCTATGCCTACCAGAACCAGCCCGACATCCTGCTCTGGAACCTCGCCCAGCTTGCCACGGCACTGGTGCCGATCATGGGTGCGGATGGCGAGGCCGCCGTGGCCGAGGCGAGCGAGGTTCTGCAGGGCTTCGGCGCGCAGTTCCGCACCGAGTGGCTGGCGCTGTTTTCAGGCAAGATCGGTCTGGAGACAGCGCAAGAAGGCGATGAGGCGCTGATCGTGGCGCTGCTTCACGCCATGAGCGCCGGTCAGGCCGATTTCACCAATACGTTCCGCGCTCTTGGCACGACCCGCGCGCGCGACCACTTCCTTGAGCCAGAGGCCTTTGACCAATGGGAGGCCGACTGGCACGCCCGCCTCGCGCAAGAGGGCGCGTCGCCGGACAGCGCCCGTGCCCGCATGGAATCCGTGAACCCGGCCTATATCCCGCGCAACCACCGGATCGAACAGGCCATCGAAGCCGCCGTCGCCGGGGATTATGCCCCGTTCGAGCGGCTCAACACCGTGCTTGCCACCCCCTTCACCGAACAGCCCGGCGCGGAAGGTTATGCCCGCCCGCCGCTGCAGGAGGAAGTGGTGCAGGCCACTTTCTGCGGCACCTGA
- a CDS encoding thermonuclease family protein, producing MELLFVALVVVGFALLNSRNGKRTKKTIPLKTMRPDEQVHPASKPVAPSKVEAQPAPFDESTSKPAPPETVLVGSAWVTDGDTIKIGSTQIRLFGVDAPELDHPYGKKAKWALHSLCKGQEVRAEVTDTDEYGRVVARCFLADGRDLSAEMVKEGLALDWPKFSGGKYSDLEVEGVRKKLFLAAARQKGHMGVWKRFEEKQKAGP from the coding sequence ATGGAACTGCTGTTCGTTGCCTTGGTTGTCGTTGGGTTTGCACTGCTCAACAGCCGAAATGGAAAGCGCACAAAGAAAACGATTCCACTGAAAACCATGCGTCCGGACGAACAGGTTCACCCTGCTTCCAAGCCGGTTGCTCCTTCGAAGGTAGAAGCACAGCCCGCACCCTTTGACGAGTCAACATCAAAGCCTGCCCCTCCGGAAACGGTTTTGGTCGGTTCCGCGTGGGTGACCGATGGCGACACGATTAAAATCGGCTCGACCCAGATTCGGTTGTTTGGGGTCGACGCTCCCGAGTTGGATCACCCATATGGTAAGAAGGCAAAGTGGGCGCTCCACAGCCTTTGCAAGGGGCAAGAGGTCAGGGCAGAGGTGACCGACACCGACGAATATGGGCGCGTTGTGGCGCGCTGTTTTCTTGCTGATGGGCGCGATTTGTCCGCAGAAATGGTTAAGGAGGGCTTGGCTCTGGATTGGCCTAAATTCTCTGGTGGCAAATACAGTGACTTGGAAGTGGAAGGGGTGCGGAAGAAACTGTTCCTCGCCGCCGCGCGCCAGAAAGGGCATATGGGCGTTTGGAAACGGTTCGAAGAAAAGCAAAAGGCTGGGCCCTAA
- a CDS encoding SIMPL domain-containing protein, which translates to MTLPFLLPLPALAEELPRLITITAEGQVAAVPDMATITLGVTTEGKTGAEALNANSERMALVLAELSESGIEGRDVQTRGLNLSPRWHHKNDGSQPEITGFVANNTVTVRVRDLAQLGGVLDSVVQQGANTFQGLQFGLADDSALSDEARRAAVAEARARAELYAEAAGVELGDLVSLTENGSYRPQLRMMEAAAMARDSVPIAEGEVTISATVTMVYAIEGGQ; encoded by the coding sequence ATGACACTGCCTTTTCTCCTGCCTCTTCCGGCGCTCGCCGAAGAGCTGCCGCGCCTGATCACCATCACCGCCGAAGGGCAGGTGGCGGCGGTGCCGGACATGGCCACGATCACGCTGGGCGTCACCACGGAAGGCAAGACCGGCGCAGAAGCGCTCAATGCCAATTCCGAACGTATGGCGCTTGTGCTGGCGGAGCTGTCCGAAAGCGGCATCGAGGGCCGGGACGTGCAGACGCGCGGCCTCAACCTCTCGCCGCGCTGGCACCACAAGAATGATGGCAGCCAGCCCGAGATCACCGGCTTCGTGGCCAACAACACGGTGACGGTGCGGGTGCGGGATCTGGCGCAGCTAGGCGGCGTGTTGGACAGCGTCGTGCAGCAGGGGGCCAACACCTTCCAGGGGCTGCAGTTCGGCCTTGCTGACGACAGCGCGCTTTCGGATGAGGCCCGCCGCGCGGCCGTGGCCGAGGCCCGTGCGCGGGCGGAGCTTTATGCCGAGGCGGCAGGCGTGGAGCTGGGCGATCTTGTGTCGCTCACGGAGAATGGCAGCTACCGGCCCCAATTGCGGATGATGGAAGCCGCCGCCATGGCGCGGGATTCGGTGCCCATCGCGGAAGGTGAGGTGACGATTTCCGCAACGGTGACAATGGTTTACGCCATCGAAGGCGGCCAGTAA
- a CDS encoding GNAT family N-acetyltransferase, protein MSAKLHLAKPEDLDRLAGLVARYHAFEGITQSEDKRRAALQPLLEGTPHGIAYLIGPRTAPVGYIVISFGYSVELGGIDGFVDEFFIREKLRGRGLGGEVLRTLLPALADHGVKALHLEVERGNERARGLYARLGFENRETYHLMTRILG, encoded by the coding sequence ATGAGCGCCAAGCTGCATCTGGCCAAGCCCGAAGATCTGGACCGCCTTGCCGGCCTCGTCGCCCGCTACCATGCGTTCGAGGGCATCACACAGAGCGAAGACAAACGCCGCGCCGCGCTGCAGCCCTTGCTGGAGGGCACGCCCCACGGCATCGCCTACCTCATCGGCCCGCGCACCGCGCCGGTGGGCTATATCGTGATCAGCTTCGGCTATTCGGTGGAGCTGGGCGGGATCGACGGTTTTGTCGATGAGTTCTTCATCCGCGAAAAGCTGCGAGGCCGTGGCCTTGGCGGAGAGGTGCTGCGCACGCTGCTGCCCGCGCTGGCCGATCACGGGGTGAAGGCGCTGCATCTGGAAGTGGAGCGTGGCAATGAGCGCGCCCGCGGGCTCTATGCGCGACTGGGGTTCGAGAACCGCGAGACATACCACCTGATGACGCGTATTCTGGGCTGA